A section of the Mergibacter septicus genome encodes:
- the parC gene encoding DNA topoisomerase IV subunit A, translating into MDNQINYEGVEQMPIHTFTESAYLNYSMYVIMDRALPFIGDGLKPVQRRIIYAMSELGLNANAKYKKSARTVGDVLGKFHPHGDSACYEAMVLMAQSFSYRYPLIDGQGNWGAADDPKSFAAMRYTESRLAKIAEILLAELGQGTVDYQPNFDGSLEEPQYLPARLPHILLNGTTGIAVGMATDIPPHNLNEIANAAILLLDKPDATLDQLLEVIQGPDFPTDAEIISSKADIRKIYQQGRGSIKMRATWKKEDGEIIIDALPHQTSGAKILDQIATQMRNKKLPMVEDLRDEGDHENPTRIVIVPRSNRVDTDALMAHLFATTDLEKSYRVNMNMIGLDHKPAVKNLLTILTEWLTFRRTTVTRRLQYRLDKVSARLHILAGLLIAYLNIDEVIEIIRNHDDPKNELIQRFQLSEEQAEAILNLRLRHLAKLEEHELQAEQQTLTEEQRELQQLLNSEVKLNKLLKKEIQQDAKLYASPRRSPLVERSEAKAINESDLVPAEPVTVILSEMGWVRCAKGHEIDPKNLNYKAGDAYLAHACGKSNQPVCFLDSNGRSYTLDPLTLPSARSQGEPLTGKLNITAGASVKHLLMENNDQPLLIASDCGYGFICKYEDLISRNKVGKALINLPENAQILPPLPVEQDKSLLVALTSANRMLIFPVQDLPALQKGKGNKIVTIPAEKAKTGEERLSRLLLINEQSTLIFHAGKRKITLTPEDLTKFRAERGRKGSTLPRGLNSSVEIEVINQE; encoded by the coding sequence ATGGATAATCAAATTAATTACGAAGGTGTAGAACAGATGCCGATTCACACTTTTACCGAAAGTGCGTATCTAAATTATTCAATGTATGTAATTATGGATCGAGCCTTGCCTTTTATTGGTGATGGCTTAAAACCCGTTCAAAGACGTATTATTTATGCGATGTCAGAATTAGGCTTGAATGCGAATGCCAAATATAAAAAATCTGCTCGCACTGTTGGGGACGTTCTCGGTAAATTTCACCCCCATGGAGATAGTGCTTGCTATGAAGCAATGGTTTTAATGGCACAATCTTTTTCTTATCGCTATCCATTAATTGATGGACAAGGAAACTGGGGAGCAGCAGACGATCCTAAGTCTTTTGCTGCGATGCGTTATACAGAATCACGTTTAGCCAAAATTGCAGAAATTCTTTTAGCTGAATTGGGGCAAGGAACGGTAGATTATCAACCAAACTTTGATGGTTCATTAGAAGAACCACAATACCTCCCTGCTCGCTTACCACATATTTTATTAAATGGTACGACTGGGATTGCAGTAGGTATGGCAACAGATATACCACCCCATAACTTAAATGAAATTGCTAACGCTGCGATACTATTACTGGATAAGCCTGACGCTACATTAGATCAACTGTTAGAGGTGATACAAGGTCCTGACTTTCCAACTGATGCTGAAATTATTTCATCAAAAGCGGATATTCGAAAAATTTACCAACAAGGGCGTGGCTCAATCAAAATGCGAGCAACTTGGAAAAAAGAAGATGGTGAAATTATTATTGATGCCTTACCGCATCAAACTTCTGGTGCCAAAATATTAGATCAAATTGCCACCCAAATGCGTAATAAAAAACTTCCAATGGTAGAAGATTTACGTGATGAAGGGGATCACGAAAATCCAACACGGATTGTGATTGTTCCTCGCTCTAATCGAGTTGATACCGATGCATTAATGGCACACCTATTTGCGACCACCGATCTTGAAAAAAGTTATCGGGTAAATATGAATATGATTGGTCTTGATCATAAACCTGCGGTCAAAAATCTGCTAACTATTCTCACGGAATGGCTCACTTTCCGCCGTACCACCGTTACTCGCCGTTTACAATATCGTTTGGATAAAGTCTCTGCTCGCTTACATATTTTAGCTGGCTTATTAATTGCTTATCTGAATATTGATGAAGTAATTGAGATTATCCGTAACCACGATGATCCTAAAAATGAGTTAATACAACGTTTTCAACTAAGTGAAGAACAAGCCGAAGCGATTTTAAACCTACGGTTACGGCATTTAGCAAAACTTGAAGAACACGAATTACAAGCAGAACAACAAACACTTACAGAAGAACAGCGAGAATTACAACAACTCCTAAATTCAGAGGTAAAACTAAATAAATTACTAAAAAAAGAAATCCAACAAGATGCGAAACTTTATGCGAGTCCACGACGTTCTCCTCTTGTTGAACGCAGTGAAGCTAAAGCAATCAATGAAAGCGATCTTGTTCCTGCTGAACCTGTGACGGTAATTCTATCTGAAATGGGGTGGGTACGTTGTGCAAAAGGGCATGAAATCGATCCGAAAAATTTGAATTACAAAGCTGGAGATGCCTATCTCGCTCACGCTTGTGGTAAAAGTAACCAACCTGTATGCTTTCTTGATAGTAATGGACGCAGTTACACCTTAGATCCTCTCACTCTCCCTTCTGCCCGTTCACAAGGAGAACCTTTGACAGGAAAACTTAATATTACGGCGGGGGCTAGTGTCAAACATCTCTTAATGGAAAATAACGATCAACCACTCTTAATAGCATCAGATTGTGGTTATGGTTTTATTTGTAAATATGAAGATCTTATTTCACGTAATAAAGTAGGTAAGGCATTAATAAACTTACCAGAAAATGCACAAATTTTACCCCCTTTACCAGTCGAACAAGATAAAAGCTTATTGGTTGCCCTCACGTCTGCCAACCGTATGCTAATCTTCCCAGTACAAGATTTACCTGCACTACAAAAAGGGAAAGGAAATAAAATTGTTACGATTCCTGCTGAGAAAGCAAAAACAGGGGAAGAACGCTTATCTCGTTTACTCCTCATAAATGAACAATCAACACTTATCTTCCATGCAGGTAAACGTAAAATCACACTTACACCTGAAGATTTAACCAAATTCCGAGCGGAAAGAGGGCGTAAGGGTTCAACTCTGCCTCGTGGATTAAATTCCTCAGTTGAAATTGAAGTGATCAATCAAGAGTAA
- a CDS encoding 7-cyano-7-deazaguanine/7-aminomethyl-7-deazaguanine transporter, producing the protein MISANSLFNQQEKLRALIILSIFHILIITLSNYLVQIAFEVRIPLTQFSFHTTWGTFTFPFIFLATDLTVRVFGAKEARWIIFIVMIPALIISYIISILFSDAQFQGFNALLDFNLFVFRIAFASFTAYVFGQLLDVLVFNRLRQLKRWWIAPASSMVFGSLCDTFAFFAIAFYRSSDPFMAENWIEIGFVDYLFKLCVGLLFFVPAYGVVLNYIIKKLNSLTPLQRQEVLS; encoded by the coding sequence ATGATCTCTGCCAATTCACTATTTAATCAACAAGAAAAACTACGTGCTTTAATTATATTAAGTATTTTTCATATCCTAATTATTACATTAAGTAATTATCTAGTACAAATTGCATTTGAAGTAAGAATACCCCTCACTCAATTTAGTTTTCATACTACTTGGGGAACATTCACTTTTCCATTTATTTTTTTAGCGACCGATCTTACTGTTCGAGTATTCGGTGCTAAAGAAGCACGCTGGATTATATTTATCGTTATGATCCCAGCCTTAATTATCAGTTATATTATTTCAATACTCTTTTCTGATGCACAATTCCAAGGTTTTAATGCTTTATTGGATTTTAATCTTTTTGTTTTTCGCATTGCATTTGCAAGTTTTACCGCCTACGTTTTTGGACAACTCTTAGATGTACTGGTATTTAACCGTCTCCGCCAATTAAAACGATGGTGGATTGCCCCTGCAAGTTCAATGGTTTTTGGTAGCCTTTGTGATACATTTGCTTTCTTTGCCATTGCATTTTATCGTTCTAGTGATCCTTTTATGGCAGAAAACTGGATAGAAATCGGTTTTGTTGATTACCTATTTAAGCTCTGTGTTGGATTATTATTTTTTGTTCCTGCTTATGGAGTTGTGTTAAATTATATTATCAAAAAATTAAATTCCCTTACACCATTACAACGACAAGAAGTTTTATCTTAA
- the rlmE gene encoding 23S rRNA (uridine(2552)-2'-O)-methyltransferase RlmE, whose translation MGKKKRSASSTRWLNEHFKDKFVQQAHKQKLRSRAYFKLDEIQHSDKLFKPGMTIVDLGAAPGGWSQYVVSQIGDKGRVIACDILEMDPIVGVDFLQGDFRDEKVLNALLERVGEGKVDVVMSDMAPNFSGMPSVDIPRAMYLVELALDMCKQVLATKGSFVVKVFQGEGFDEYLKEVRSLFTKVKVRKPEASRDRSREVYIVATGYKL comes from the coding sequence ATGGGTAAAAAGAAACGTTCAGCCAGTTCAACTCGTTGGTTAAATGAACATTTTAAAGATAAATTTGTGCAACAAGCACATAAACAAAAATTGCGTTCTCGAGCATATTTTAAATTAGATGAAATTCAACATTCCGATAAATTGTTTAAACCCGGTATGACCATTGTTGATTTAGGGGCAGCACCGGGTGGTTGGTCACAATATGTAGTCAGTCAAATTGGTGATAAAGGACGGGTAATCGCTTGTGATATTTTAGAGATGGATCCCATTGTTGGTGTTGACTTTCTACAAGGAGACTTTCGTGACGAAAAAGTGCTCAATGCTTTATTAGAGCGGGTTGGTGAAGGGAAAGTAGATGTTGTTATGTCTGATATGGCACCTAATTTTAGTGGTATGCCATCGGTTGATATCCCAAGAGCAATGTATTTGGTTGAGCTAGCATTAGATATGTGTAAACAAGTGTTAGCAACGAAAGGAAGTTTTGTGGTAAAAGTATTTCAAGGAGAAGGATTTGATGAGTATTTAAAAGAAGTACGCTCTCTCTTTACAAAGGTGAAAGTACGCAAACCTGAAGCTTCAAGAGATCGTTCAAGAGAAGTTTATATTGTCGCAACAGGTTATAAATTGTAG
- the yhbY gene encoding ribosome assembly RNA-binding protein YhbY: protein MPITLSTKQKQYLKGLAHHLSPVVMLGGNGLTEGVLAEIDNALNHHELIKVKIAGTERETKQLIINAIVRETDAVAVQTIGHILALYRPSEQQKIQLPRK from the coding sequence ATGCCAATAACATTATCAACCAAACAAAAACAATATCTAAAAGGACTTGCTCATCATTTAAGTCCTGTTGTCATGCTCGGCGGCAATGGCTTAACCGAAGGTGTCTTAGCCGAAATTGATAACGCTTTAAATCACCACGAGTTAATCAAAGTAAAAATTGCAGGTACAGAAAGAGAAACAAAACAGTTAATTATCAATGCCATTGTGCGGGAAACTGATGCAGTGGCTGTTCAAACCATCGGACATATTCTGGCTTTATATCGTCCAAGCGAACAACAAAAAATTCAATTACCACGCAAATAA
- the ftsH gene encoding ATP-dependent zinc metalloprotease FtsH, which translates to MLKNIMLWSVIAVILMTIFQSFGSGTQNTVDYSTFINDIGANQVKDVRFDGTEINVTKTNGNKYVTVMPIRDDQVLNDLLKKNVNVSGTLPEKRSLLAQIVISWFPMLLFIGIWLFVMRQMQGGGGGAMKFGKSRARMMTQDQIKTTFADVAGCDEAKEEVGEIVDFLRDPAKFQKLGGKIPKGILMVGPPGTGKTLLAKAIAGEAKVPFFTISGSDFVEMFVGVGASRVRDMFEQAKKNAPCLIFIDEIDAVGRQRGAGLGGGHDEREQTLNQMLVEMDGFEGKEGVIVIAATNRPDVLDPALTRPGRFDRQVVVGLPDVRGREQILKVHMRKIPVGNDVDAMTLARGTPGYSGADLANLVNEAALFTARSNKRLVTMVEFEKAKDKINMGPERRTMMMTDKQKEATAYHEAGHAIVGYLVPEHDPVHKVTIIPRGRALGVTFFLPEGDQVSISQKQLESKLSTLYAGRIAEDLIYGKENISTGASNDIQVATNIARKMVTEWGFSDKLGPVLYAENEGEVFLGRSMAKAKHMSDETAHLIDEEVRTVVSRNYERARKLLQDNMDILHAMKDALVKYETIDELQIKQLMERQEVTPPAGWAEKSNVTASTDTTDTAAETTTVKTDEPEQNEK; encoded by the coding sequence ATGTTAAAAAATATAATGCTTTGGAGTGTAATTGCCGTTATTTTGATGACAATTTTTCAAAGCTTTGGTAGTGGTACACAAAATACGGTAGATTATTCCACCTTTATCAATGATATTGGTGCTAATCAAGTAAAAGATGTACGTTTTGATGGCACTGAAATTAATGTAACAAAAACGAATGGTAATAAGTATGTTACTGTAATGCCAATTCGTGATGATCAAGTGTTAAATGATCTATTGAAGAAAAATGTCAATGTTTCAGGCACATTACCAGAAAAACGTAGTTTATTGGCACAAATTGTAATTTCTTGGTTCCCAATGTTGCTTTTTATTGGTATTTGGCTATTTGTGATGCGTCAAATGCAAGGCGGTGGCGGCGGTGCGATGAAGTTTGGTAAAAGTCGTGCCAGAATGATGACCCAAGATCAGATTAAAACAACTTTTGCTGATGTTGCAGGGTGTGATGAAGCAAAAGAAGAAGTAGGTGAAATTGTTGATTTTCTACGTGATCCTGCAAAATTCCAAAAATTAGGCGGAAAAATTCCAAAAGGAATTTTAATGGTTGGTCCACCGGGAACAGGGAAAACATTATTAGCAAAAGCAATTGCTGGTGAAGCAAAAGTCCCATTTTTTACAATCTCAGGTTCAGATTTTGTGGAAATGTTTGTTGGGGTTGGTGCTTCTCGAGTACGAGATATGTTTGAACAAGCAAAGAAAAATGCACCTTGTTTAATCTTTATCGATGAAATTGATGCTGTTGGTCGTCAACGTGGTGCAGGTTTAGGTGGTGGGCATGATGAGCGTGAACAGACCTTAAACCAAATGTTAGTAGAAATGGATGGATTTGAAGGAAAAGAAGGGGTGATTGTTATCGCTGCAACTAACCGCCCAGATGTTCTTGATCCAGCACTAACACGTCCGGGACGTTTTGACCGTCAAGTTGTGGTTGGGTTACCAGATGTTCGTGGTCGTGAGCAGATCTTAAAGGTACATATGCGTAAAATCCCTGTTGGTAATGATGTTGATGCAATGACATTAGCACGAGGAACACCGGGGTATTCAGGTGCAGACTTAGCTAACTTAGTCAATGAAGCGGCACTCTTTACCGCACGTTCAAATAAACGCTTGGTAACAATGGTTGAATTTGAGAAGGCGAAAGATAAGATCAATATGGGACCTGAACGCCGTACAATGATGATGACTGATAAGCAGAAAGAAGCGACTGCTTATCATGAAGCAGGGCATGCGATTGTCGGTTATTTAGTGCCAGAACACGATCCTGTTCATAAAGTTACTATTATCCCACGTGGACGAGCACTGGGTGTAACTTTCTTCTTACCTGAAGGGGATCAAGTCAGCATTAGTCAAAAGCAGTTAGAAAGTAAGTTATCAACCCTTTATGCAGGACGAATTGCAGAAGATCTTATTTATGGCAAAGAAAATATTTCGACTGGTGCATCTAATGATATTCAAGTTGCAACTAATATTGCGCGTAAAATGGTTACCGAATGGGGTTTTTCAGATAAGTTAGGACCAGTGTTGTATGCTGAAAATGAAGGCGAAGTATTCTTAGGGCGTTCAATGGCGAAAGCTAAGCATATGTCTGATGAAACCGCACATTTAATTGATGAAGAAGTGAGAACGGTAGTTAGTCGTAACTATGAACGTGCAAGAAAATTATTGCAAGATAATATGGATATTCTTCATGCAATGAAAGATGCGTTAGTTAAATATGAAACGATTGATGAACTCCAAATTAAGCAATTAATGGAACGTCAAGAAGTTACACCACCTGCAGGTTGGGCTGAAAAATCGAATGTGACTGCTTCTACAGATACAACGGACACTGCAGCTGAAACAACCACTGTAAAAACAGATGAGCCAGAACAAAATGAAAAATAA
- a CDS encoding glycosyltransferase family 2 protein yields MSVTVIIPTTGAVELEQAVSSVLTQTYPTHCYLVCDGAEYVSQKGIEKVLEKYVNNKYFHFCCLPINVGANGFYGHRIYAAFSHLIQTKYLAYLDQDNWFEPNHIQDCINSLEHHNADWGYALRNIVLSDGRFVCRDDCQSLGAWQNFYGENMVDTNAYFLKTEIAIRIASNWHGGWGQDRHFFNILSQYFPNYICTHKYSVNYRLSGRVNTPEPAFFLNGNQLMRDKYSGKLPWLLSK; encoded by the coding sequence ATGTCCGTTACTGTTATTATTCCAACTACTGGTGCAGTAGAATTAGAACAAGCTGTTAGCTCAGTATTAACACAAACATATCCTACACATTGTTATTTAGTTTGTGATGGAGCTGAATATGTATCCCAAAAAGGGATAGAAAAGGTGCTAGAGAAATATGTTAACAATAAATATTTTCACTTTTGTTGTTTGCCTATTAATGTTGGTGCTAATGGTTTTTATGGGCATCGAATTTATGCCGCATTTAGTCATTTAATTCAAACCAAATATTTAGCTTATCTCGATCAGGATAATTGGTTTGAGCCTAATCATATCCAAGATTGTATTAATAGTTTAGAACATCATAATGCGGATTGGGGATATGCTTTACGCAATATTGTTTTATCTGATGGGAGATTTGTTTGCCGTGATGATTGTCAATCATTAGGTGCTTGGCAGAATTTTTACGGTGAAAATATGGTAGATACCAATGCTTATTTTCTTAAAACAGAAATAGCTATTCGGATTGCATCAAATTGGCATGGCGGTTGGGGACAAGATCGTCATTTTTTCAATATATTATCTCAATATTTTCCTAATTATATTTGTACGCATAAATATAGTGTTAATTATCGTTTAAGTGGTAGAGTGAATACGCCAGAGCCAGCGTTCTTTTTAAATGGAAATCAATTGATGCGAGATAAATATAGCGGTAAGTTGCCTTGGTTATTGTCTAAGTAA
- a CDS encoding 2-hydroxyacid dehydrogenase encodes MKIVFLDSTAIPKHISIPRPNFAHQWVEYEHTAAEQTVERLQGAEIAITSKVVFSREVMQQLPDLKLIAITATGTNNVDLKAAEELGICVKNVTGYSSVTVPEHVLGMIYALKHSLMGWYRDQLTDRWVSNKQFCYFDYPITDVKGSTLGIIGKGNLGSEVGRLATLLGMKVLYAERQGVTEIREGYTKFEEVLAEADILTLHCPLTDTTQNIINTKTLALCKKGALLINTGRGPLVDERALLKALESGQLGGAAIDVMIQEPPEKGNILMEAAKVLPNLLITPHIAWASDSAVTTLVKKVSQNIEEFVATGK; translated from the coding sequence ATGAAAATAGTATTTTTAGATAGCACTGCAATTCCAAAGCATATTTCTATTCCACGTCCAAATTTTGCCCATCAATGGGTGGAATATGAACATACCGCAGCAGAACAAACCGTTGAACGCTTGCAAGGAGCTGAAATTGCAATTACCAGTAAGGTAGTTTTTAGCCGAGAAGTTATGCAGCAGTTACCAGACCTTAAGTTAATTGCGATTACAGCAACAGGAACAAATAATGTTGATCTTAAGGCAGCAGAAGAATTAGGTATTTGTGTCAAAAATGTAACAGGCTATTCTTCGGTAACGGTTCCTGAACACGTTCTCGGTATGATTTATGCGTTAAAACATAGTTTAATGGGGTGGTATCGTGATCAGTTAACGGATCGTTGGGTCAGTAATAAGCAGTTTTGTTACTTTGATTATCCGATTACTGATGTAAAAGGTTCTACCTTAGGGATTATTGGGAAAGGCAATTTAGGCAGTGAAGTTGGACGTTTGGCTACTTTATTGGGAATGAAAGTATTATATGCAGAACGTCAAGGGGTAACAGAAATTCGAGAGGGCTATACAAAATTTGAAGAGGTGTTAGCCGAAGCCGATATTTTAACACTCCATTGTCCATTAACTGACACAACACAAAATATCATTAATACAAAGACACTTGCTTTATGTAAGAAAGGGGCATTACTCATTAATACAGGTCGAGGTCCGTTAGTTGATGAGCGAGCATTATTAAAGGCTTTAGAAAGTGGACAATTAGGTGGTGCGGCAATTGATGTTATGATTCAAGAACCGCCTGAAAAAGGAAATATTCTAATGGAAGCGGCGAAAGTATTACCGAATTTATTAATTACACCGCATATTGCTTGGGCATCTGATTCAGCGGTAACGACTTTAGTGAAAAAGGTCAGTCAAAATATCGAGGAATTTGTCGCAACAGGGAAATAG
- the parE gene encoding DNA topoisomerase IV subunit B translates to MTQTAYNAQDITVLKDLEPVQLRPGMYTDTSRPNHLGQEIIDNSVDETLAGFASKIEVILYPDQSLEVIDNGRGMPTDIHPIEKISGIELILTKLHAGGKFSNKNYQFSGGLHGVGISVVNALSSRVDVTVKRNGEIYHIAFENGQKIKELEVIGSCGRRTTGTTVKFQPNPKYFDSAKFSVSRLRHLLRAKAVLCSGLEIKFIDKVNHTEEQWCYQDGLSDYLSEAVNGFITLPETPFVGNFNTDTEAVSWALLWLPEGGNLIAESYVNLIPTALGGTHVNGLRQGLLDAIREFCEFRNLLPRGVKLTAEDIWDRCAYVLSLKIQEPQFAGQTKERLSSRQSAVFVSGVVKDAFSLWLNQHVQQAEQLAEMAINSAQRRLRAAKKVVRKKLVSGPALPGKLADCSSQDLNRTELFLVEGDSAGGSAKQARDREYQAILPLRGKILNTWEVSADQVLASQEVHDIAVALGIDPDNDDLSQLRYGKICILADADSDGLHIATLLCALFLRHFPKLVEAGHVYVAMPPLYRIDLGKEVYYALDEEEKNVILDRLKRKRGKINVQRFKGLGEMNPLQLRETTMDPNTRRLVQLTYQPSMIDEQKPGDTTDETLELMDMLLAKKRAEDRKNWLQTKGNHAELTV, encoded by the coding sequence ATGACTCAAACAGCCTATAACGCTCAAGATATTACCGTTTTAAAAGATCTTGAACCAGTACAACTACGCCCCGGAATGTACACCGATACCAGTCGCCCTAATCACTTAGGACAGGAAATAATTGATAACAGTGTCGATGAAACTCTCGCTGGTTTTGCAAGCAAAATTGAAGTGATTCTCTATCCTGATCAATCTCTTGAAGTAATTGATAATGGACGTGGTATGCCAACAGATATTCACCCGATTGAAAAAATATCTGGTATAGAATTAATCCTCACAAAACTGCATGCGGGTGGAAAATTCTCAAATAAAAATTATCAATTCTCTGGTGGTTTACACGGCGTAGGCATTTCAGTGGTAAACGCTTTATCTTCTCGAGTTGATGTTACGGTAAAACGTAATGGTGAAATTTATCATATTGCCTTTGAAAACGGACAAAAAATCAAAGAATTAGAAGTTATTGGTAGCTGTGGACGCCGTACCACTGGTACAACAGTAAAATTCCAACCCAACCCAAAATATTTTGATTCAGCCAAGTTTTCTGTTAGCCGACTACGCCATCTTCTGCGTGCGAAAGCCGTACTTTGCTCAGGATTAGAAATTAAATTTATTGATAAAGTCAATCACACTGAAGAACAGTGGTGTTATCAAGATGGACTAAGCGATTATTTAAGTGAAGCGGTCAATGGATTTATTACCCTTCCCGAAACACCTTTTGTGGGTAATTTTAATACCGATACGGAAGCAGTAAGCTGGGCGTTATTATGGTTACCTGAAGGCGGAAATTTAATTGCTGAAAGTTATGTGAATTTAATTCCAACCGCATTAGGTGGAACACACGTCAATGGGTTACGCCAAGGCTTACTTGATGCAATCCGAGAATTTTGTGAATTTCGCAATCTCTTACCTCGAGGGGTAAAACTAACCGCTGAGGATATTTGGGATCGCTGTGCTTATGTCCTATCCTTAAAAATCCAAGAACCACAATTTGCAGGGCAAACTAAAGAACGCTTATCTTCTCGTCAAAGTGCAGTTTTTGTATCTGGCGTGGTGAAAGATGCTTTTAGCCTATGGTTAAACCAACACGTTCAACAAGCAGAACAACTTGCAGAAATGGCAATTAACTCTGCACAACGGCGTTTGCGTGCAGCCAAAAAAGTTGTACGTAAAAAACTGGTAAGTGGCCCCGCTCTGCCCGGAAAACTTGCCGATTGTTCATCTCAAGATCTAAACCGTACTGAACTTTTCTTAGTAGAAGGGGATTCTGCGGGTGGTTCGGCAAAACAAGCTCGAGATCGTGAATATCAAGCAATTTTGCCACTAAGAGGTAAAATTTTAAATACTTGGGAAGTATCCGCAGATCAAGTTTTAGCTTCACAAGAAGTACACGATATTGCCGTCGCTTTAGGTATCGATCCTGATAATGATGATCTATCACAATTACGTTATGGAAAAATTTGTATTTTAGCAGATGCGGATTCAGATGGATTACATATTGCCACACTTTTATGTGCTTTGTTCTTACGCCATTTTCCAAAATTGGTCGAAGCGGGGCATGTTTATGTCGCAATGCCACCACTATATCGAATTGATTTAGGTAAAGAAGTGTATTATGCCTTAGATGAAGAAGAAAAAAATGTCATTTTAGATCGCCTAAAACGTAAACGTGGCAAAATTAATGTTCAGCGTTTCAAAGGGTTAGGTGAAATGAACCCTCTACAATTACGAGAAACGACAATGGATCCTAATACTCGCCGTTTAGTGCAGTTAACCTATCAGCCAAGTATGATAGATGAACAAAAACCAGGCGATACTACCGATGAAACTTTAGAATTAATGGATATGTTGCTCGCTAAAAAACGTGCCGAAGATCGCAAAAATTGGTTACAAACAAAAGGCAATCACGCTGAATTAACGGTGTAA
- a CDS encoding lipoprotein-releasing ABC transporter permease subunit, which translates to MQVSFLIALRYWRAKSGDRFGRLVTTLATGGIILGVSALIIVLSVMNGLENYQKDRVLENIPHAIVLPKAEPAFLSPQAINHPPFDQLPPFVTKAVVINQVNAILQSAGALQPAKLLGISQFSDDPLLSSIEQPFSQLLPAGQFNLVISSQLATQLQLNVGDKVRLILSQNSVYTPFGRVPQQRLFTLSAIYEDQGQSSANEVFANINDVGRLLRLKPQQLQGVRLFLDDPFKITQLSHYFSTDKWQIEDWRQQKGEFFQAVRMEKNMMGLLVSLIIIVAISNIVTSLSLMVVDKQGEIAILQTQGMTKRQIMQIFIYQGMLVGVSGTFIGGLLGVVLTNYLDLFIGIFNPNGLSLPTFIEPFQIGLILSLSLLFSLCSTIYPAYRAAKVEPAEALRYE; encoded by the coding sequence ATGCAAGTATCTTTTTTGATTGCATTACGTTATTGGCGAGCAAAAAGTGGCGATCGTTTTGGACGTTTAGTTACCACATTAGCTACTGGTGGTATTATTTTAGGGGTTAGTGCACTAATTATTGTGTTATCGGTTATGAATGGGCTAGAAAATTACCAGAAAGATAGAGTATTAGAAAATATTCCACATGCCATAGTACTACCTAAAGCTGAGCCAGCATTTTTATCTCCACAAGCTATCAATCACCCACCTTTTGATCAGTTACCGCCTTTTGTCACCAAAGCAGTGGTAATTAACCAAGTTAATGCGATTTTGCAAAGTGCGGGGGCTTTGCAGCCTGCTAAATTATTAGGTATAAGTCAATTTAGTGATGATCCGTTATTGTCTTCTATCGAACAACCGTTTTCCCAACTTTTACCAGCAGGGCAATTCAATTTAGTGATCAGTTCACAATTAGCCACTCAATTACAATTAAATGTAGGTGATAAAGTACGTTTAATCCTTAGCCAAAATAGTGTCTATACGCCTTTTGGCAGAGTACCACAACAACGTCTTTTTACATTATCAGCGATTTACGAGGATCAAGGGCAAAGTAGTGCGAATGAAGTTTTTGCTAACATCAATGATGTTGGGCGATTATTGCGTTTAAAGCCACAACAGTTGCAAGGTGTAAGGCTATTTTTAGATGATCCATTCAAAATTACTCAGTTATCCCACTATTTTTCAACGGATAAATGGCAAATCGAAGATTGGCGGCAACAAAAAGGAGAGTTTTTTCAAGCCGTACGAATGGAAAAAAATATGATGGGGTTACTTGTTAGTTTGATTATTATTGTTGCTATTTCCAATATTGTTACTTCTCTAAGTTTGATGGTGGTTGATAAACAAGGTGAAATTGCCATTTTACAAACTCAAGGCATGACGAAACGACAGATTATGCAAATTTTTATTTATCAAGGTATGTTAGTCGGTGTTAGTGGAACTTTTATCGGTGGCTTGTTAGGTGTGGTATTAACAAACTATCTTGATCTGTTTATCGGTATATTTAATCCAAATGGTTTGTCTTTGCCAACATTCATTGAACCTTTCCAAATTGGACTTATTTTAAGTCTATCTTTGCTATTTTCTTTATGTTCAACTATTTACCCTGCTTATCGTGCTGCAAAAGTTGAACCTGCAGAGGCATTACGTTATGAATAA